The Vibrio marisflavi CECT 7928 region TGATCTTCATTTTGATTGCATTAATGCCTTGGTGGATTCAATGGGCACTAAGTGTACCTTGGGCACTGTTCCATTTATTAATTGTTTCTTTGCAAGCATTTATATTTATGGTTCTGACCATCGTTTATATGGCCTTAGCAGTAGAAAAACACTAACTGGCCAACTTAATTAACTAATTTATTTAACCTTTATTAACTATTTATATATTGGAGTTTTCAATGGATATTGTAAGTGCAGTTCTATACGTTGCTGGTGCTCTACTAATTGGTTTGGGTGCAGCAGGCGCCGCTGCCGGTATCGGTAATCTAGCTGGTAAATACTTAGAAGGTGTTGCTCGCCAACCAGACCTTACTCCTATGCTACGTACTCAATTCTTCATCATGATGGGTCTTGTTGATGCGGTTCCTATGATTGGTGTTGGTATCGGTCTATATATCATCTTTGCGGTAGCGTAATTTCCTCCCTCGATTCAACTAAAGAGAACCATCAGCGAAAAGAGAGGACGGGATGAACTTAAATGCAACCATGTTAGGCCAGGCAATATCGTTTGTGATATTTGTCTTGCTATGTATGAAGTATGTCTGGCCGCCGCTTAGCCAAATGCTAGAAGAGCGCCAGAAAGACGTTGCCGAAGGCCTTCGTAACACTGAAATGGCAGCTAAAGAATTAGCGCTGGCTAAAGAAAACGGTAGTCAACTTATTGAAGATGCAAAAAAAGATGTCAGTAAGATGATTGCTCAAGGCCAGAAACGCCGTGAACAAATTATCGAAGAAGCCATTCAAGAGGCAGAAAAAGAAAAAGCCCGCATTATTGCTCAGGGTGAAGCCGAAGTAGAAAGCGAGAAGAATCGCGTTCGCCAAGAACTAAAAGACGAAATGGCTGATCTTGTTATCAATAGTGCGCAGAAACTGATCAATAAAAACTTGGATACGGATTCGAACCGTGCTCTTGTTGATCAATTGATCAAAGATATTTAGCGCACAAGGGGAGCAAAATGTCCGATTTAAAAACCATTGCTTACCCATATGCTAAGGCAGCTTTTGAGTTTGCAAAAGAAAAGCAAACTCTTGACGAGTGGCTTTCGATGCTGACAGTTGTTGTCGATGTAATCGAGCAACCGCAAGTTGCTGCCCAAGTAAAAAACCTTGAACAAGGTGGGAAAACAGAATCTGATGAATTCCTTCATTTTCTATTTTCCGTGTGCCAAGGCTTTCTCGATGATCATGTGCAAAACCTAGTAAAGGTGATGGCAGAGAACCAACGCTTAATCGCTGTGCGCGATGTACTGAGCGTTTTTGAAGAGCTAAAGAACGAAAACGACAAAATGTTAGATGCGACCGTTGTTTCCTCTGAGCCGTTGAGCGAAGAGCAACTTGAGGCGCTAACGAAATCTCTAGAGAAAAAGCTAGATAGAAAAGTTTCGTTAGTGAATGAAGTTGACAGCGAATTGGTCGGCGGCATTGTGGTCAAGGCTGGCGAACTCGTCATCGACGGTTCTTTGAAGTCTTCTATCCATCGTCTTGCAACTAGCTTGCACATGTAATAGGTATTTGAAATGCAATTAAATTCAACAGAAATTAGCGATTTAATCAAAGAACGAATCGCAACCTTCGATGTGAGCAGTCAAGCCCGCAATGAAGGCACTATCGTGTCAATCAGCGACGGTATCATCACTATCAACGGCCTAGCCGACGTCATGCAAGGCGAGATGATTGAATTGCCAGGTGGCCGTTACGCACTAGCACTTAACCTTGAGCGTCACTCAGTAGGTGCGGTTGTAATGGGCCCATACGCTGATTTAAGCGAAGGCATGAAAGTAACAGGTACTGGCCGTATCCTAGAAGTTCCAGTAGGTCCTTCTCTATTAGGTCGTGTAGTAAACACGCTAGGTCAGCCAATTGATGGCAAAGGCGAAATCAAAACAGATTTATTTAACGCGGTAGAAATCATTGCTCCAGGCGTTATCGATCGTAAATCTGTAGACCAGCCAATCCAAACTGGTTATAAAGCCGTTGACTCAATGGTGCCAATCGGCCGTGGTCAGCGTGAGCTTATCATCGGTGACCGTCAGACTGGTAAAACAGCAATGGCGATCGATGCGATCATTAACCAGAAAGATTCTGGCGTTAAATGTGTATACGTTGCAATTGGTCAAAAAGCATCAACTATCGCAAACGTTGTACGCAAGCTAGAAGAGCACGGTGCACTGGAAAACACCATTGTTGTTGTAGCATCTGCTTCTGAATCAGCAGCTCTACAATACCTAGCACCTTATGCAGGTTGTACAATGGGTGAATACTTCCGTGACCGCGGTGAAGATGCACTTATCGTATACGATGATTTGTCAAAGCAAGCTGTTGCTTACCGTCAAATCTCACTTCTTCTAAAACGTCCACCGGGCCGTGAAGCATTCCCTGGTGACGTATTCTACCTCCACTCACGTCTACTTGAGCGTGCAGCTCGTGTAAACGAAGAGTACGTAGAGCGTTTCACTAACGGTGAAGTAAAAGGTAAGACTGGTTCTTTAACAGCGCTACCTATCATCGAAACGCAAGCGGGTGACGTATCGGCGTTCGTACCGACTAACGTAATCTCGATTACAGATGGTCAGATCTTCTTACAGACTCAGCTATTCAACGCAGGTCTACGCCCAGCTGTTGACCCAGGTATCTCGGTATCTCGTGTTGGTGGTGCTGCGCAAACTAAGATCATCAAGAAACTATCTGGTGGTATCCGTACCGCACTAGCTCAATATCGTGAATTGGCAGCGTTTGCTCAGTTCTCATCTGACCTAGATGAAGCAACTAAGAAACAGCTTGACCACGGTGAGCGTGTTACTGAATTGATGAAGCAAAAGCAATACGCACCAATGTCTGTAGCAGAGCAAGCGACTATCGTCTTCGCAGCTGAAAAAGGCTATCTAACTGGTGTTGAGTTGTCTCGAGTTGGTTCATTTGAAGAAGGTCTTCTAGCGCACGCGAAATCAAACGCGCCTGAGCTACTTAAGACTATCAATGAGACTGGAAATTACAACGATGATATCCAAGCTCAGCTAACCAAGCTTCTAGATGATTTTGTTGCTTTGCAGTCATGGTAATCGCACCAATCTCAATTAATTAAGAGGGGAGCTAACCATGGCCAATACAAAAGAAATTCGCACTAAAATCTCGAGTGTAAAAAGCACTCAGAAGATCACTAGTGCAATGGAAATGGTGGCAGCCAGTAAAATGCGTAAGGTACAGGACAATATGGAAAAAGCCCGTCCTTACGCTGAAAGCATGCGCAGAGTGATTAGCCATGTTGCATCAGGCACACTCGAGTATAGCCACCCATATTTAGAAGAGCGTGAAGCCAAACGTGTGGCTTACATTATCATCTCTTCTGATAGAGGTTTGTGCGGCGGATTGAATACAAACCTGTTTAAGCAAGTGCTGAATGAAATTGCCGACTGGCGTGACAAAGGTGTAGATGTTGAAACTACACTTGTTGGTTCGAAAGCGATCGGCTTTTTCCATAGTGCAACCAAAGTGGTCGCGCAAGCATCTGGATTGGGTGATGAACCAAAGGTTGAAGACCTACTTGGTACAGTAAACGCAATGTTGGAATCGTATAACGAAGGTCAGATTGATCGTCTTTATATCGTTTACAATGAGTTTGTGAATACCATGGTACAAAAACCTACGGTTAAGCAACTGCTGCCTTATCCAAAAGATGAACAAGACTCAAAGTCAGGAAATGCTCGTTGGGACTATATCTATGAACAAGATCCTCGAGTAATTCTAGATGACTTAGTTCATCGCTATATTGAGTCTCAAGTGTATCAAGGTACAGTTGAGAACATCGCTTGTGAACAAGCATCTAGAATGGTTGCAATGAAAGCTGCGACAGATAACGCTGGTAAGTTGATCGAAGATCTACAACTTGTCTACAACAAAGCAAGACAAGCAGCAATCACTCAAGAATTGAGTGAAATCGTGTCGGGTGCGCAAGCGGTTTAAAGATTTCCGAGGTAAATAATGAGTATCGGTAAGATAGTAAAAGTCATCGGCGCTGTCGTTGACGTAGAATTTGAACACAACAGTGGCCCGCGCGTATACGACGCACTACGCCTTGTTGGTGAAGAGAGCACTTCACTTGTTCTTGAAGTTCAACAACAACTTGGCGGTGGCGTTGTTCGTGCCATCGTTATGGGTAGCTCTGACGGTTTACGTCGTGGCATGAAAGTAGAGAACACTGGTGCGCCAATCTCTGTGCCTGTAGGTACTAAGACTCTTGGTCGTATCATGAACGTTCTTGGTGAAGCGATTGACGAATGTGGTGAAATCGGTGCAGAAGAGCACTACGCAATTCACCGCGAAGCGCCAAGCTACGAAGAGCAATCGAACGAAACTTCGCTACTTGAAACTGGCGTTAAAGTTATCGACTTGGTTTGTCCATTCGCGAAGGGTGGTAAAATCGGTCTGTTCGGTGGTGCAGGTGTAGGTAAGACCGTTAACATGATGGAGCTTATCAACAACATCGCACTTCAGCACTCTGGTCTATCAGTATTTGCTGGTGTTGGTGAGCGTACTCGTGAAGGTAACGATTTCTACTACGAGATGCAGGAAGCGGGCGTTGTAAACGTCGAGAAGCCTGAAGAATCAAAAGTAGCAATGGTTTACGGTCAGATGAACGAGCCACCAGGAAACCGTCTACGTGTTGCACTGACTGGCCTAACTATGGCTGAGAAGTTCCGTGATGAAGGTCGTGATGTACTATTGTTCATCGATAACATCTACCGTTACACACTTGCGGGTACTGAGGTATCAGCACTTCTAGGTCGTATGCCATCTGCGGTAGGTTACCAGCCAACTCTTGCAGAAGAGATGGGTGTACTTCAGGAGCGTATCACGTCGACTCGTCAAGGTTCTATCACGTCTGTACAGGCGGTATACGTACCAGCGGATGACTTGACTGACCCGTCTCCAGCAACAACGTTTGCTCACTTGGATGCAACAGTTGTACTTAACCGTAACATCGCAGCAATGGGCCTATACCCAGCGATTGACCCGTTAGATTCAACATCTCGTCAGCTTGATCCACTAGTCGTTGGTCAAGAGCACTACGACATTGCTCGTGGCGTACAGCAGACACTGCAACGTTATAAAGAGCTAAAAGATATCATTGCTATCCTAGGTATGGACGAGCTATCTGAAGATGATAAGCAAGTTGTATCTCGTGCACGTAAGATTGAGCGTTTCCTAACTCAGCCTTACCACGTAGCAGAAGTCTTTACTGGTGACCCAGGCGTATACGTACCTCTAAAAGAAACACTACGTGGCTTTAAAGGTCTGCTAGCGGGTGATTACGATGATATCCCTGAGCAATCTTTCATGTACTGTGGTTCAATTGACGAAGTACTAGAAAACGCGAAAAAAGCTTAACAGCGGGGAGGTAACATGGCTATAGGTGTAAGTGAGAACACATTTGACCTTCAAATAGTCAGTGCAGAAGGGGTGATTTTCTCTGGTCCCGCCCACGCTTTGGCAATTTCTGGTGCGGACGGTGAATTGGGTATTCGTCCTGGTCACTCGCCATTGATCAGTAAGATCAAACCAGGTGTTGCTAGCTTTGTCGCTGACTTAAAGCAACCAGAAGAAGTACTTTACGTCTCTGGTGGCTTAGTTGAAGTTCAGCCTGAAGTTGTCACTGTAATGGCTGATACGGTATTGCATGGTGAAGAGATTGATAAAGCAAGGGCAGAGTCTGCACGTCAGATGGCTCTTGAAAACATCAACCGTCACGATGGTGATATCAACTTCGCTCAAGCACAACTAGAGCTTGCAAAAGCGCTTGCGCAGTTGCGAGTTGTTGAGCTGACAAGCCAGCGCAGAAGATAAGCCTGCTTCAATACTAAAAACCTCTACTTTAAGTAGAGGTTTTTTTCTGCCTGCTATAGCAACAATGAACGACTGTTTTACCAGTCAACACCTTTCAAAGCTTTCACGCCTGATTCAAACGCGTGCTTAACATTCTTCACTTCTGAAACCGTATCTGCCATGTCTATAAGTTGCCTGTGCGCTGCTCGCCCAGTAATGAGTACAGACTGCATTTCAGGCCGCTTTGATAAAGCATCAACCACTTCATCAAGCTCTATATAGCCGTATGTCACCATATAGGTGAGCTCGTCGAGTAATATGACATCGATAGAGTCGTCTTGGAGCCAGTTTTGACACTTCTTCCAAACTGCTTGAGCAGCTTCGGTGTCCGTTTGCTTGTTTTGCGTTTCCCAAGTGAAGCCCGTAGCCATTACACTAAACTCAACACCTAGCTTTTCTAGTAAGTTTTTTTCTCCGTTTTCCCAAGTGCCTTTGATAAATTGTGCCACGGCACACTTTTTCTCATGACCGACAGCACGAGCAATAGTGCCAAACCCTGATGTTGATTTACCTTTCCCATTTCCAGTAATGACGAGCAGCAAGCCTTTTTCTTCTTGAGCGGCTTCGATCTTTTCATCGACTTGCTGTTTTACTTTTTGTTGGCGAGCTTTGTAGCGAGAATCTTTACTTTCTTGTGTAGACATTTTTTGCCCTATTCGAATTTGTTATTTGCTCACATGCTAAGTTATTCTTTGAATGACAACAAATATATTGGCTTAAAGGAGTGGTACATCAATGAAAAAAATATTGGTCGTTTGTATGGGAAACATTTGCCGCTCGCCGACGGGAGAAGCGGTATTGAAAGCAAAGGCTGCTGAGCTGAATATTGATGTCGAAGTGGAGTCTGCTGGAACGATTGGCTACCACCAAGGTAACCCTCCAGATCAAAGGGCGAGAGTTGCTGCAGAAAGTCGAGGCTACTCGTTTGCAGGGATGACTGCTCGTCAGGTCACAGCAGATGATTTTGAGTATTTTGATTTGATTCTTGCCGCTGATGAAAATAATTTGTCTGATCTTATGCGAGAGTGTCCTAGCCAGCACCAAGATAAATTGGCGCTTTTCTTGAGCTTTGGTGACAGTGATTATCAAGAGATACCCGATCCTTACTACGGCGGAGGTGACGGATTTGAATTAGTGCTCGATCTTATCGAAAACGCCTCAGAGAATGTCCTCAAGTCTTTGAGTTAAAGTAAAACAGGAACTCCCACTTTTTAGTCGGGAATTCCTGTTTTATCTTATATTGTAAGAGGCTAAGTGCTGGCTGGTCTCATAAGAGCGAGTATGGACTATAGCCTACTTTTCTTAACTGTTGCCGATTTCTTGTACTTAGCGACAGCAGAACACTTATTTGTATTGTGCTAAAAAGTTACAGTTCTTCTACGTTAACTCCGACAGTAACAGCTCCTATCACTTTTCCTGAAGCTGGGTCGGTAATCGCATAGCTCACTTGTGACTGGAACATCTGAGTTGACTCATCTTCCTCAACTTCACTAATGTGATATGCGTTAGGGCCTACGCTATAGGTTTTTTGCCACTTCGCTTCATCGCCTTGCCAGTAGTCAGACGTTACAGCACTTTGAGCGACATTTAATCCTTTGTCATCCATAACAAATATTTCGGTAATTTTGCCGCCGCTTGCTTCTTGCATGCCAACAAGCTTTTTCGAAGTAGGGTTAGAAAGTTTTTCTTGAATGAGAGGCTGGTTACTGGCAGCAACTTGAGCTCGCCACTCCTTATCCAGCGCTATGATTTGGTCTTCAGTGAGGTTTTGGTTAGCGATATTTTGCGCTTTTACGGCAGCGATTACGTCTGGATCCGATGCAATTGTTTTAACTTGCCCGTTTGCATAGCCTTTTAGCGCTTCTTCATACTCATTAGCGATAGCATTGCAAGATAAACCTAGCGCAGCAATTAATACCAGTAAGTGTTTCATGTCGGGTTCCCTCTGTCATGATTCATACCAATTGGTTACTAAAAGAGCGTAGGTGACATTTTTATATATGTGAAATAAATGAATAGAATTTTGAACTAGTGTGTAAGTGATATCGGCCCATACAAACACCATGTGAAAAACATCGGTAGGCGATTAATGTCATACAGGGTAACACCCTGCTGACTATGCGGAGTTTTCTTACTTAGTAGAATAGAGACTACATTTCTGCCGACATCACTCTTCCACTAAAGTATTCATTCGAAACAATATACTCTGTATTACGTATTAGCTCATCTTGCACTTGAGCCCAGTGAAATTGTCTTCCACTCGATGTCGGGTGTAGTGCAGGTACAACACCACCAACACGAATGTTGAATGGTGTTAACTCTTTTGCCCAGCTCTGAGTAAAACCTGCAATCATCGAGGTAACATTTTCAAATCCAGAAAGGTCTTGGCAGTCTTCCAATGATGCAACGTTTACAATCACACCTTTCTTATTGTCGGTGCGCATTCTTTCAGCGGTTGCTTGACCAAAATTGAATAACGTAGAAGCCATAACGGAGACAGCTGTGCTAAATAAATCGTCTGATGAGTCATCAATGAGTTTTGGTAGTTGGTTTCCAGACCAATTGTTGACTAACACGTCTGGCGAGCTGCCATAGGTAGTACTTACAAAGTCGAACAGTTGGTTGATTGAGTCTTTCGAGTAATCTGAAATATGGAACTGATGAACGTCCCTAGAGATCTTGAGACAAAGCTCGTAGGTGTTAGTTAGCCTAGTTTGTTGTTGATCACACAGAATGACCTTAGCACCCAATTCACAAAAATGGGCGGCTAATGTTTCTCCTAGCGTAGAGCCAGCAGAAGTAATGACGACAATTGCGCTTTGTATATTCATCCTGTTGTGCCTCCAACTCTAGTGATAAATTTATAACTAGAGGCAAAAAATGTTCACAAAGAATGGTTGATTAGTTGTGATTTAGTTGTGAATAAGTTCAAAATTATGGTTAGTGAGGAGAGAATTGGTGACATTTGTGGGCTGATTCACACATCCGATATTGATAGCTGTTGTTGTGAAACTGGGTGGTTATTTTCTCAGTTAAGTACGAATTGACAATTGATCTTTGCGACAGGAAACAAGCAGTTGTTCATAGAGGTCAAAGGGTAGTAGATCCTCTTTATTCCCCTCTTTAAGCCTTCTTCGTTCATGACCGGACAGATTGTGGTACACCTCTTCAGAAAGGTTACCAGTATCTTCTAGCTGATATACCAATGGTTCGGAGTGAAGGTAGTGGTTCAATTTTGTGCTGGGTAGACCACCTTGGTGAAAAGCTTCTGCCTGCGTAGCTGAGAAGGCATATGAGTTTTCATCCGAGGTTAACTTTTGTGGTGCAGAGAGTGAGAACTTTTTGCGTAAGGTTAAGTCTGTTTGCTCTTGTTCGCTGACTTGCTCAACGGGAGTATTGTCTCTTACATCATCAGAAAACATAGATAGAAGCAGCGAAAAATCAGCACGGCGGCCAGATTGAATAGCTTGGTTGATATTAGTACCAACAGTCAGTTCACTAACAATTTCTGCTTTGTCTAAGGTATGAATTTGCATTTTATTCTCCACATTACAACTCGTTAGCGGTCATGTGGGAGAAAACTTTAGTCATTATTAGTTCTTATCCAAGCAGCCGCTTTATAACGGCGATGAACTTTTCAGTTTCTTTTAGGGTAAAAAAACGTAAATTGTCTCGATTTTGCAGATTAGAACTGCATACTGTTATGCGGTAAGTAACCTAAGTGGTTTAGAGTATGAAAAAACTAATCATAGGGCTTTTGGCAGCAGTAACACTTTTACTCAGTGGCTGTGTAATGGTCCCGGGGCCCGTTGTAGTGAGGCCTTTACCAAGGGTTGTTGTACTTTAAAGCAGTGGTTTATTAGATTTTTGCCAGCTTAATAAAAATATCGCTGGAACTCTATGATTTGTTAATCATGAACTCAGAATATTTATACCGAATTGCTGACAGAATCTTTACTAATCGAACACTGTTTTTATGATAAAGTCCGGCCTGACTATATTGACAAAGATGTAGGTAAGTTATGAAAAAATTACTAGCAGGAGCTTCCATAGTGGTTGCTTCTTTATTGAGCGGTTGTGTTGTCGCTCCACCACCACCCGCGAGAACAGTAATCGTAAAGCCTGCTCCTAGGGCAGTCGTTGTTCGACCAATGCGCAGAGTTGTAGTTATTTAACGCAATTTATTAAAGGGATTTAAGCAAGTGATGGAAGGTATCTCAACTCTTAGAGCTCGTTCCAGCTGAGGTATAACCGATGTTGGAACGAGCTTTAATTTTCTGCCCCTAAACCATCTTCTGTTAAAGTGATGACCGTCCATTGGGGGTATCACCAAGGATACTCAAGTTCAAGAAGTGCTCGTTTGTAGCCAACAAATGAGGAAGAAAAGGGCATGAGCAATTATTGAACTGCATTTCATGTATATTACCGAAATTAGCACCACTCACAGCATGGTACTGATTATGATATATAAACATTTGAGACGGAATAATCACTTAGTCATTCTCTGCTAAATAATAAGCTAATCCCATGGAAAAGCCGACCATAGGCACTTGCATGAGTGCAGATGCAGGCGCTAAATATTCCGTAGGGTCGTCAGCACAGACCCATGCGAAATTAGTATACTTTCCTATGCTCGTAAAAATTGCTTGGACAATTTCTTCTGCTCCTTCTGTCCAGTTTGGGTCATTTATTTCAGATTCAGATCCAGCATACATTTGACCCACCATGTTTTCTAGCGCGAGAGTCGTAATTATAAAAGCGACAACCTGAGGGGGTAAGCTTGTGCCATTTAGCTGTAAGGCTCCTTTAAACATACTAAATAATGTCATCCCTAAGTAAAAAAGAGCACTTGAAGTTGATAGAGGTTCTGTATCCTCTGTTTGCAGTTTTATCACAAATTGAATAGCTGCAATTGAGCTAGTTAATATGTTATCAAGAAGATAGATAGGGTTGCTGCTAGTGTTGCTGTCGCCACTCAACTGTTTTGCTGTCCACACCAATCCATGCATATAACAATACAGAGCGCTAACAGAGTCGAAAGCAATTGTAGCTTTGTTAGCTGAAGTCGCTCCAAACCCTTCTTCAGCGGAATCTCCCGTTATATCGCTTAACGATGAATAGGACTTGCCTGTGTCTACATATAAAGTTACCCAGGTTGCTAGGGCTATCGGCCAAAATATCAGGTCAGTACCAGAAACTGTTAGATTATCGTGGTCACCTGATCCAATTCCGAACAACGCGAATATATCACCGATGAGTCCTAATTTTATAGTAAAGAGATCTTGGCTAATCATGCTTGTAATAAAGCTTGTGTCATAGCCACCATTATTGCTACCACTCTTAGATGAAAGGCTTACCTTTGTTAGTATTTCTAGTATCGGCTCTACAATATCTTCTGTATAGGCTGATGTTAAATTGCTAATATTGTCAGTAAAAACTTTTTCAACGCTTGAAGGGCTGTTTGAAACATTAGCAAGTAAAACTAGCAGTGATAGCATTTCTTCAGATTGTGTGTCAGTAAGGTTAGCTAGGATGTTGCTAATCATGTTGGCAAGGTCATCTTCAATATCTGAAATGTCTGAAATAGAAACATCAGGCACACCAAAGTCATCACTCATGGATGAGCTATTGGTTTTTTTCATTATTGGGTGAAGTAGGTAGTTGAGAAATGGATTGTTACTAATATTTTGTGATGCTTTATTTGTTGTTGCTTGCGCCGAGACAATGCTAGCAATATCACTTGATATAGTTGAAGAAGTAAATAAGCTGTTAGTGGAAGTTTGATTCGCTGAGCCAAAATAATTAGAAAAGGTATTATTTACAGCACTCATCCCGCTACTAATAGCCGAAGGTGGAGTGTTGATTAATGTCGAAAACTCAGTGGCTAAGCTGTTCTTTAGAGACTTAATATCTTCAAAGTACCGAAATAAAGAAATCAGCCAAATGATCAACTCAATAAACTGATACATGAATGACGCTTTGATGATAGTCTTCAGCACTTCGACGACGATGCTAGCGAATTGCTCAATAGAATCG contains the following coding sequences:
- the atpE gene encoding F0F1 ATP synthase subunit C, giving the protein MDIVSAVLYVAGALLIGLGAAGAAAGIGNLAGKYLEGVARQPDLTPMLRTQFFIMMGLVDAVPMIGVGIGLYIIFAVA
- a CDS encoding F0F1 ATP synthase subunit B, which codes for MNLNATMLGQAISFVIFVLLCMKYVWPPLSQMLEERQKDVAEGLRNTEMAAKELALAKENGSQLIEDAKKDVSKMIAQGQKRREQIIEEAIQEAEKEKARIIAQGEAEVESEKNRVRQELKDEMADLVINSAQKLINKNLDTDSNRALVDQLIKDI
- a CDS encoding F0F1 ATP synthase subunit delta, whose amino-acid sequence is MSDLKTIAYPYAKAAFEFAKEKQTLDEWLSMLTVVVDVIEQPQVAAQVKNLEQGGKTESDEFLHFLFSVCQGFLDDHVQNLVKVMAENQRLIAVRDVLSVFEELKNENDKMLDATVVSSEPLSEEQLEALTKSLEKKLDRKVSLVNEVDSELVGGIVVKAGELVIDGSLKSSIHRLATSLHM
- the atpA gene encoding F0F1 ATP synthase subunit alpha, which produces MQLNSTEISDLIKERIATFDVSSQARNEGTIVSISDGIITINGLADVMQGEMIELPGGRYALALNLERHSVGAVVMGPYADLSEGMKVTGTGRILEVPVGPSLLGRVVNTLGQPIDGKGEIKTDLFNAVEIIAPGVIDRKSVDQPIQTGYKAVDSMVPIGRGQRELIIGDRQTGKTAMAIDAIINQKDSGVKCVYVAIGQKASTIANVVRKLEEHGALENTIVVVASASESAALQYLAPYAGCTMGEYFRDRGEDALIVYDDLSKQAVAYRQISLLLKRPPGREAFPGDVFYLHSRLLERAARVNEEYVERFTNGEVKGKTGSLTALPIIETQAGDVSAFVPTNVISITDGQIFLQTQLFNAGLRPAVDPGISVSRVGGAAQTKIIKKLSGGIRTALAQYRELAAFAQFSSDLDEATKKQLDHGERVTELMKQKQYAPMSVAEQATIVFAAEKGYLTGVELSRVGSFEEGLLAHAKSNAPELLKTINETGNYNDDIQAQLTKLLDDFVALQSW
- the atpG gene encoding F0F1 ATP synthase subunit gamma, with the protein product MANTKEIRTKISSVKSTQKITSAMEMVAASKMRKVQDNMEKARPYAESMRRVISHVASGTLEYSHPYLEEREAKRVAYIIISSDRGLCGGLNTNLFKQVLNEIADWRDKGVDVETTLVGSKAIGFFHSATKVVAQASGLGDEPKVEDLLGTVNAMLESYNEGQIDRLYIVYNEFVNTMVQKPTVKQLLPYPKDEQDSKSGNARWDYIYEQDPRVILDDLVHRYIESQVYQGTVENIACEQASRMVAMKAATDNAGKLIEDLQLVYNKARQAAITQELSEIVSGAQAV
- the atpD gene encoding F0F1 ATP synthase subunit beta, which codes for MSIGKIVKVIGAVVDVEFEHNSGPRVYDALRLVGEESTSLVLEVQQQLGGGVVRAIVMGSSDGLRRGMKVENTGAPISVPVGTKTLGRIMNVLGEAIDECGEIGAEEHYAIHREAPSYEEQSNETSLLETGVKVIDLVCPFAKGGKIGLFGGAGVGKTVNMMELINNIALQHSGLSVFAGVGERTREGNDFYYEMQEAGVVNVEKPEESKVAMVYGQMNEPPGNRLRVALTGLTMAEKFRDEGRDVLLFIDNIYRYTLAGTEVSALLGRMPSAVGYQPTLAEEMGVLQERITSTRQGSITSVQAVYVPADDLTDPSPATTFAHLDATVVLNRNIAAMGLYPAIDPLDSTSRQLDPLVVGQEHYDIARGVQQTLQRYKELKDIIAILGMDELSEDDKQVVSRARKIERFLTQPYHVAEVFTGDPGVYVPLKETLRGFKGLLAGDYDDIPEQSFMYCGSIDEVLENAKKA
- a CDS encoding F0F1 ATP synthase subunit epsilon encodes the protein MAIGVSENTFDLQIVSAEGVIFSGPAHALAISGADGELGIRPGHSPLISKIKPGVASFVADLKQPEEVLYVSGGLVEVQPEVVTVMADTVLHGEEIDKARAESARQMALENINRHDGDINFAQAQLELAKALAQLRVVELTSQRRR
- the cobO gene encoding cob(I)yrinic acid a,c-diamide adenosyltransferase encodes the protein MSTQESKDSRYKARQQKVKQQVDEKIEAAQEEKGLLLVITGNGKGKSTSGFGTIARAVGHEKKCAVAQFIKGTWENGEKNLLEKLGVEFSVMATGFTWETQNKQTDTEAAQAVWKKCQNWLQDDSIDVILLDELTYMVTYGYIELDEVVDALSKRPEMQSVLITGRAAHRQLIDMADTVSEVKNVKHAFESGVKALKGVDW
- a CDS encoding low molecular weight protein-tyrosine-phosphatase, which encodes MKKILVVCMGNICRSPTGEAVLKAKAAELNIDVEVESAGTIGYHQGNPPDQRARVAAESRGYSFAGMTARQVTADDFEYFDLILAADENNLSDLMRECPSQHQDKLALFLSFGDSDYQEIPDPYYGGGDGFELVLDLIENASENVLKSLS
- a CDS encoding SDR family oxidoreductase codes for the protein MNIQSAIVVITSAGSTLGETLAAHFCELGAKVILCDQQQTRLTNTYELCLKISRDVHQFHISDYSKDSINQLFDFVSTTYGSSPDVLVNNWSGNQLPKLIDDSSDDLFSTAVSVMASTLFNFGQATAERMRTDNKKGVIVNVASLEDCQDLSGFENVTSMIAGFTQSWAKELTPFNIRVGGVVPALHPTSSGRQFHWAQVQDELIRNTEYIVSNEYFSGRVMSAEM
- a CDS encoding VC2046/SO_2500 family protein, which encodes MQIHTLDKAEIVSELTVGTNINQAIQSGRRADFSLLLSMFSDDVRDNTPVEQVSEQEQTDLTLRKKFSLSAPQKLTSDENSYAFSATQAEAFHQGGLPSTKLNHYLHSEPLVYQLEDTGNLSEEVYHNLSGHERRRLKEGNKEDLLPFDLYEQLLVSCRKDQLSIRT